The Arachis hypogaea cultivar Tifrunner chromosome 19, arahy.Tifrunner.gnm2.J5K5, whole genome shotgun sequence genome has a window encoding:
- the LOC112775992 gene encoding protein NRT1/ PTR FAMILY 5.2 translates to MTMEEGSVGSEEYTQDGTVNIKGKPALRSKSGGWKACSFVVVYEVFERMAYYGISSNLILYLTTKLHQGTVKSSNNVTNWVGTSWITPILGAYIADAHLGRYWTFVIASTIYLSGMCLLTLAVSLPSLKPPQCFDKDITKCGKASTLQLAVFYGALYTLAVGTGGTKPNISTIGADQFDDFHPKEKLHKLSFFNWWMFSIFFGTLFANTVLVYIQDNVGWSLGYALPTLGLLVSIMIFLSGTPFYRHKVPAGSTFTRMARVIVAAFRKWNVPIPKDTKEFYELDVEDYAKKGTYRIDSTPNLRFLDKACVKTSSTNNPWKLCTVTQVEETKQMLKMVPILMATFVPSTMMAQVNTLFVKQGTTLDRHIGSFKIPPASLGAFVTISLLTCIVLYDRVFVRIIRRFTKNPRGIRLLQRMGIGIVLHILVMTVASITENYRLKVARNHGVVESGAQVPLSIFILLPQFILMGTADAFLEVAKIEFFYDQAPENMKSLGTAYSSVTLGVGNFISSFLLSTVARLTQEHGHRGWILNNLNESHLDYYYAFFALLNFLNFIFFLFVSRFYVYRAEVSDSIQVLAKELEEKKVTVSNNYVNPKD, encoded by the exons ATGACTATGGAAGAAGGAAGTGTTGGGAGTGAGGAGTACACACAAGATGGAACAGTGAATATTAAAGGAAAACCTGCTCTTAGATCCAAAAGTGGTGGTTGGAAAGCTTGCTCCTTTGTTGTTG TATATGAGGTGTTTGAAAGAATGGCTTATTATGGGATATCATCAAACTTGATCCTGTATTTGACAACAAAGCTTCACCAAGGCACAGTTAAATCTTCAAACAATGTCACCAATTGGGTTGGGACAAGTTGGATCACACCCATTTTAGGTGCCTATATTGCCGATGCTCATCTTGGCCGCTATTGGACTTTTGTTATTGCCTCTACCATTTATCTCTCG GGCATGTGTCTGCTAACACTAGCAGTTTCCCTTCCAAGCCTAAAACCGCCACAATGCTTTGACAAAGACATAACAAAATGTGGCAAAGCGTCCACACTCCAACTAGCAGTGTTCTATGGTGCACTCTACACTCTAGCAGTTGGAACAGGTGGAACAAAGCCCAACATCTCCACCATTGGTGCTGACCAATTTGATGACTTTCATCCAAAGGAGAAGCTCCACAAGCTATCCTTCTTCAACTGGTGGATGTTCAGCATCTTCTTTGGGACACTCTTTGCAAACACTGTGTTGGTCTATATTCAAGACAACGTGGGTTGGAGCCTTGGTTATGCACTTCCAACACTTGGCCTTTTAGTTTCAATCATGATATTCTTGTCAGGGACTCCCTTTTATAGGCACAAGGTGCCTGCAGGGAGTACCTTCACTAGAATGGCTAGGGTCATAGTTGCTGCTTTCAGGAAATGGAATGTGCCTATTCCTAAAGATACTAAAGAATTCTATGAACTTGATGTCGAGGACTATGCAAAGAAAGGGACTTATCGGATTGATTCCACCCCAAATTTGAG GTTCCTTGACAAGGCTTGTGTGAAAACAAGTTCAACCAACAATCCATGGAAGCTATGCACTGTGACACAAGTAGAAGAAACAAAGCAAATGCTAAAGATGGTTCCAATTTTGATGGCAACGTTTGTTCCAAGCACAATGATGGCTCAGGTAAACACATTGTTTGTGAAGCAAGGAACCACCCTTGACAGACACATCGGAAGCTTCAAGATTCCCCCGGCGAGCTTAGGCGCATTCGTGACGATCTCCTTGCTCACCTGCATCGTCCTCTACGACCGTGTCTTCGTGCGGATCATAAGAAGGTTCACCAAGAACCCAAGAGGGATCAGGCTCCTTCAAAGAATGGGAATTGGCATTGTTTTACACATCTTGGTCATGACCGTTGCATCAATCACTGAGAATTATAGGCTTAAGGTTGCAAGAAATCATGGTGTTGTAGAAAGTGGTGCACAGGTTCCTTTAAGCATATTCATTTTGCTTCCACAGTTCATACTCATGGGAACCGCCGACGCCTTCTTGGAGGTTGCAAAAATCGAGTTCTTCTACGATCAGGCACCGGAAAACATGAAGAGCCTTGGGACTGCATATTCCTCTGTTACATTaggagttgggaatttcataagCTCTTTCCTTTTATCAACCGTGGCACGGCTTACTCAGGAACATGGTCATAGAGGGTGGATATTGAACAACTTGAATGAGTCACATCTTGATTACTACTATGCATTTTTTGCATTGCTGAATTTCCTCAACTTTATTTTCTTCCTATTTGTTTCAAGGTTCTATGTGTACAGAGCAGAGGTTTCTGATTCCATACAAGTGCTTGCAAAGGAGTTGGAGGAGAAGAAAGTGACTGTGTCTAATAACTATGTGAATCccaaagactaa